The following are from one region of the Myxococcota bacterium genome:
- a CDS encoding acyl-CoA dehydrogenase family protein, producing the protein MDLSYSAEYEAFRGEVKAFLAANWPLRGDEAKLPGDKRAALLRERAIAAGYLARAIPKKYGGSEQPADVLKAQIIREEFARARAPGEMAGIGPSMLVPTLLEKGAEWQKEKFIGPTIRGEIVWCQGYSEPGSGSDLASLQTKAELRGDEWVINGQKIWTSGAHRADYMFCLCRTEPDAQKHGGISYLLLSMKQPGIEVRPLRQMTGAADFNEVFFTDAKTPKDWIVGKRGEGWIVSRTTLKHERNMIGDAANALMTFNALVQLAKSSHRNGKPAIQDPAIRQRLVQLEGTVRSHQYSGYRQLTKAAKGQDPGRVQLMNKLISTNIGQEVAKLALDLLGDEGLLEPGERQLGMGPRDASQWVGQFMWSLGSAVAGGTANIQRNVIGERG; encoded by the coding sequence ATGGATCTCAGCTACAGCGCCGAGTACGAGGCGTTCCGCGGCGAGGTGAAGGCGTTCCTCGCGGCCAACTGGCCGCTGCGCGGCGACGAGGCGAAGCTGCCGGGCGACAAGCGCGCGGCGCTGCTGCGCGAGCGCGCCATCGCAGCCGGCTACCTGGCGCGCGCGATTCCCAAGAAGTATGGCGGCTCGGAGCAGCCGGCCGACGTGCTGAAGGCGCAGATCATCCGCGAGGAGTTCGCGCGCGCGCGGGCGCCCGGCGAGATGGCGGGCATCGGCCCGAGCATGCTCGTGCCCACACTGCTCGAGAAGGGCGCGGAGTGGCAGAAGGAGAAGTTCATCGGCCCCACCATCCGAGGCGAGATCGTCTGGTGCCAGGGATACAGCGAGCCCGGCTCGGGCAGCGACCTCGCGTCGCTCCAGACCAAGGCCGAGCTGCGCGGCGACGAGTGGGTGATCAACGGCCAGAAGATCTGGACCTCGGGCGCGCACCGCGCCGACTACATGTTCTGTCTGTGCCGCACCGAGCCCGACGCGCAGAAGCACGGCGGCATCTCGTATCTGCTGCTCTCGATGAAGCAGCCGGGCATCGAGGTGCGGCCGCTGCGCCAGATGACCGGCGCCGCCGACTTCAACGAGGTGTTCTTCACCGACGCGAAGACGCCCAAGGACTGGATCGTCGGCAAGCGCGGCGAGGGCTGGATCGTGTCGCGCACCACGCTCAAGCACGAGCGCAACATGATCGGCGACGCGGCGAACGCGCTGATGACCTTCAACGCGCTCGTCCAACTCGCGAAGAGCTCGCACCGCAACGGCAAGCCCGCCATCCAGGATCCGGCGATCCGCCAGCGGCTCGTGCAGCTCGAGGGCACCGTGCGCTCGCACCAGTACTCGGGCTACCGGCAGCTGACCAAGGCGGCGAAAGGCCAGGACCCCGGCCGCGTGCAGCTCATGAACAAGCTGATCTCGACGAACATCGGGCAGGAGGTCGCGAAGCTGGCGCTCGACCTGCTCGGCGACGAAGGCCTGCTCGAGCCCGGCGAGCGCCAGCTGGGCATGGGCCCGCGCGACGCCTCGCAGTGGGTCGGCCAGTTCATGTGGTCGCTCGGCAGCGCGGTCGCCGGCGGCACCGCCAACATCCAGCGCAACGTGATCGGCGAGCGCGGG